The sequence AGGAGCGTCCCACTCACGAGTGGGAGCACTCCGTATGAGCCCTCGATGATTGGACTCCACGTCGTTCCCGTGAAAAAGGCGACCGGGGATACTTCGAGGAAGAACGTGATGGCGCGACCCGACAGCGACAGGACGATGCCGACGGTCACCAGTATCGTAAGGAGCGCGCTCGTGGCAAATAACCGCCGATAGAGCCGCTCTTTACGTATCACGAAATCCTCGCGCGAGAGCGATATCGTGTCTGTCTGTGGGGTCCCACTCATCTGTTATTTGGTGAAAGCGAGTTCATACCAATATAGACAGCGAAATCCGACCGGTCAGTCCACGTACTCGTTTAGCGTCGCGAGGTTCTCGTCGACCATCTCCTGGGAACTCGGCACGTAGCCGATCTCGTCGGCGACGAAGTCTTCGGCTGCCGAATTGACGTAGAATCGGACGAACGCCTCGAGGTGTGCTTTCTCCTGGAGTTTCTCGCTGTTCGCGTAGAAGTACAGGGGACGCGCGAGCGGGTAGTTGCCGCTCTGTGCACCCTCCAGGCTTGGTTCGACGGGGTCGGAACCGTCTTCGATCAACGAGAGCGCTTTGACGTCGTCGGGGTTGTTGGTGTAGTAGGCGAATGGGAGATAGCCCATCGCGTACTCGCTGCCCTCGACACCCTGGGCGATCAGGTCGTCCTCTTCGGTCCCCTCGAAGTCGGATCGAATCTTGCCCGCTTCACCGGTCACGGCCTCCGTGAAGTAATCGAAGGTGCCGGAGGTCGTCGCAGGTCCATAGAGGTCGAACGGTTCGTCGGGCCAGTCGTCGTTGACGTCCGACCACAGCTCCGGTTTGGTATCCGGCGACCAGACCTCGCCCAGTTCCTCGAGGCTAATCGAGTCGATCCAGTCGTTCTCGTTGTTGACGACGATGGTGAGCGCGTCCTGCGCGACGAAGAACTCGGCGGGGTCGAATCCGTTGTCCTTGCACGCCTGGATCTCCGATTCGGTGATGGAGCGACTCGCGTTGTTGATGTCGCTGTCGCCCGGGATGAAGACGTTCTCGAATCCACCGCTGCTGCCATCGCGGGTGATGTCGAAGTTGACATTCTCGTTCTGTTGAGCGAACCGCCGGGACATCTCCTGGGCGACCGGGTAGACCGTACTACTCCCCGAGATACGGATGTCTCCCGAGAGGCCGTCGTCCGAACCCGGCTCCTCACTGGAGGTACACCCCGCCAGTGCGACCGCTCCCGCGAGACCCGTGGTTGTTACGAACTGTCGTCGGGACATGCGCCGAGTACCGGTTCCTGTCATCAACTGATTCGAATACAGGTTCGGATAAATACCCTGCTATGATATCTATATAGATATCAATATTGACCGTCGATCGCCGTTCGATCGGTCGGCACCGTTCACCTGTAGGCTGATAGATACGACTTCAGCGCGGCCGCTTCAGCGTGCCCGATAGAACGATTTTCTGTGGCGACCTCTCATCCAGGAGGTCATAGGAAATCTATATAGATGATGCATAAAACTATATTCGCTGCGCTTCTTCACCGGGTATGGACCGTCGAAAGGTGCAGGTTACGGGTGGTTCGACGTTCACCGTCTCGATCCCGAAGGGGTGGGCGCGAGAGCAAGACCTCTCCGCAGGCGACGAGATCGGATTCCTCGCGGACAGTGGATCGTTGCTACTCACACCATCCCCCGGCGGCGAGGTGGACGAGGGATCGCTCGATATCACCGGTCTGGAAGAGGACGAACTCATGCGCGCGCTGATGACGATGTACGTGAGTGGCTTCGACGTCATCACGCTCTCTGCTGACCGGATCGAATCCGGGCAGCGACGGGTAATCCGTCACGCGACCCAGCGGTTGGTAGGCATCGAGATCCTGGAGGAGACGGCCGAGCGGGTCGTCGTCCAGGACCTCCTCGATTCGTCGGAACTCTCCGTTCACAACGCCGTCAGACGGATGCGCTTGATCTCGCTGTCGATGCTCCAGGACGCCATCGACGGGCTCAGGACGGCCGATACTCATCTCGCCGAGGACGTCATCGAGCGCGACGACGACGTCGATCGTCTCTGGTACGTCGTCTCCCGCATCTTCCGGAGCGCCCTCCGGTCGCCGAAGGTCGCCCAGGAAGTCGGCCTCTCCAGGGAGGAAGCGTTCGACTATCACTCGAGCGCTCGTCAGCTCGAACGTATCGCCGACCACGCGGCGAAGATCAGCCACGTCACCCTCGAGATGGACGAGGCGGTGTCCGAAGCGGTGGGTGCCGACCTCGACGCTCTGCTCGCCGAAGCATCGGACATCGTCGATACGGCCAT is a genomic window of Halanaeroarchaeum sp. HSR-CO containing:
- a CDS encoding phosphate ABC transporter substrate-binding protein PstS family protein codes for the protein MTGTGTRRMSRRQFVTTTGLAGAVALAGCTSSEEPGSDDGLSGDIRISGSSTVYPVAQEMSRRFAQQNENVNFDITRDGSSGGFENVFIPGDSDINNASRSITESEIQACKDNGFDPAEFFVAQDALTIVVNNENDWIDSISLEELGEVWSPDTKPELWSDVNDDWPDEPFDLYGPATTSGTFDYFTEAVTGEAGKIRSDFEGTEEDDLIAQGVEGSEYAMGYLPFAYYTNNPDDVKALSLIEDGSDPVEPSLEGAQSGNYPLARPLYFYANSEKLQEKAHLEAFVRFYVNSAAEDFVADEIGYVPSSQEMVDENLATLNEYVD
- a CDS encoding phosphate uptake regulator PhoU, whose translation is MDRRKVQVTGGSTFTVSIPKGWAREQDLSAGDEIGFLADSGSLLLTPSPGGEVDEGSLDITGLEEDELMRALMTMYVSGFDVITLSADRIESGQRRVIRHATQRLVGIEILEETAERVVVQDLLDSSELSVHNAVRRMRLISLSMLQDAIDGLRTADTHLAEDVIERDDDVDRLWYVVSRIFRSALRSPKVAQEVGLSREEAFDYHSSARQLERIADHAAKISHVTLEMDEAVSEAVGADLDALLAEASDIVDTAMDALFTDDPDRATELANETRRRVADIDATARSIDEQLRDLDPRQAQRIGLVVDSLSRSADYGGNIAETALQKAAPTPNP